One Acidobacteriota bacterium genomic window carries:
- a CDS encoding zinc-dependent metalloprotease: protein MRRSLFAFAAILTSLAAAAAAEAQPAPAATLAERTAGLQKIDGFLPLFWDEAGGRIYLEIARFDEEILYQVSLAAGLGSNPIGLDRGQMGSTHVVVFERVGPKVLLVQRNYRYRAESDNPAERRAVADSFATSVLWGFRVEAAQGPRVLVDATAFFLRDAHGVVDRIRRARQGRYRLDESRSAMHLERTRGFPKNTEVESRLTFAADEDPGPLVAQVAPVGHSITVRQHHSFVELPPLGSYRPRRLDARAGSFGIEFHDYASPIVEPIERRWIVRHKLEKRDPSAAVSEPVEPIVYYVDNGAPEPIRSALVEGAAWWNEAFEAAGFRNAFEVRVLPEDADPMDVRYNMIHWVHRSTRGWSYGGGVTDPRTGQMLKGNVSLGSLRVRQDYMLGTGMVPTYTGAAGGDGFDDACAFGFAPETEYLAALDPATDVEAMSLARIRQLSAHEVGHTLGFSHNFAASTYGRASVMDYPAPYVKITDGRLDLSEAYGVGIGEWDRWVTRFAYAQFAPGEDEAPALETILQDGIAKGLLFLTDADARPAGAAHPLANLWDNGADPVAMLRHEMEVRRIGLASFGLGNIPAGTPLSMLEAKLLPLYLHHRYQVTAAVKSLGGVHYSYAVKAPDGRPSPSEVLRVVPPETQRDALAAVLETIAPEALALPGSVLALVPPRAFGFGGVNTEFFPGRTGPVFDPVGAATVAADLAISGLLQHERAQRLIDLHSRDAANPDFAEVVRALLAQTWRAAPPADPHQRLILKAVQSLVVTRLMDLAANPDAATPVRAEASEALRTLEEELLSRAPSTARGMDAAHVNQTVDDITRFLARPESTFRRVDPLPTPAGDPIGAGRN, encoded by the coding sequence ATGCGCAGGTCTTTGTTCGCTTTCGCCGCGATTCTCACGTCCCTCGCTGCGGCCGCCGCGGCCGAGGCCCAGCCGGCCCCGGCGGCGACGCTCGCGGAGCGCACCGCCGGGCTCCAGAAGATCGACGGCTTCCTGCCGCTCTTCTGGGACGAGGCCGGCGGGCGGATCTACCTCGAGATCGCCCGCTTCGACGAGGAGATCCTCTATCAGGTGTCACTGGCGGCTGGCCTCGGCTCGAATCCGATCGGGCTCGATCGCGGCCAGATGGGCAGCACGCACGTCGTCGTGTTCGAGCGCGTCGGGCCGAAGGTGCTGCTCGTCCAGCGCAACTACCGGTACCGTGCCGAGAGCGACAACCCGGCCGAGCGGCGGGCGGTCGCCGACTCGTTCGCGACGTCGGTGCTGTGGGGGTTCAGGGTCGAGGCGGCGCAGGGCCCGCGCGTGCTCGTCGACGCCACGGCCTTCTTCCTGCGCGACGCGCACGGGGTGGTCGACCGCATTCGCCGCGCCCGCCAGGGCCGGTACCGGCTCGACGAGAGCCGCAGCGCGATGCACCTCGAGCGGACCCGGGGGTTCCCGAAGAACACCGAGGTCGAGTCGCGCCTCACCTTCGCCGCCGACGAGGACCCGGGGCCGCTCGTCGCCCAGGTGGCGCCCGTGGGGCACTCGATCACGGTGAGGCAGCATCATTCCTTCGTCGAGCTCCCGCCGCTCGGCAGCTACCGCCCGCGGCGGCTCGACGCGCGCGCCGGCTCGTTCGGCATCGAGTTCCACGACTACGCCTCGCCAATCGTCGAGCCGATCGAGCGGCGGTGGATCGTGCGCCACAAGCTCGAGAAGCGCGACCCCTCGGCCGCCGTCTCCGAACCGGTCGAGCCCATCGTCTACTACGTCGACAACGGGGCGCCGGAGCCGATCCGCAGCGCGCTCGTCGAGGGCGCGGCGTGGTGGAACGAGGCGTTCGAGGCCGCCGGGTTCCGCAATGCCTTCGAGGTCCGGGTCCTGCCCGAGGACGCCGACCCGATGGACGTGCGCTACAACATGATCCACTGGGTGCATCGCTCGACGCGGGGCTGGTCGTACGGGGGCGGGGTGACCGACCCCCGCACGGGACAGATGCTGAAGGGCAACGTCTCGCTCGGCTCGCTGCGCGTGCGTCAGGATTACATGCTGGGCACGGGCATGGTCCCCACCTACACGGGTGCGGCCGGCGGTGACGGCTTCGACGACGCGTGCGCGTTCGGCTTCGCGCCCGAGACCGAGTACCTCGCCGCGCTCGATCCGGCGACCGACGTCGAGGCGATGTCGCTCGCGCGCATCCGTCAGCTCTCGGCGCACGAGGTGGGTCACACGCTCGGCTTCTCGCACAACTTCGCCGCGAGCACCTACGGCCGCGCCTCGGTAATGGACTACCCGGCGCCGTACGTGAAGATCACCGACGGCCGGCTCGACCTGTCCGAGGCCTACGGGGTCGGCATCGGCGAGTGGGACAGGTGGGTCACACGCTTCGCCTACGCGCAGTTCGCACCGGGCGAAGACGAAGCCCCGGCGCTCGAAACGATCCTGCAGGATGGGATCGCGAAGGGCCTGCTCTTCCTGACCGATGCCGACGCGCGCCCGGCGGGGGCCGCGCACCCGCTGGCCAATTTGTGGGACAACGGCGCCGACCCGGTGGCGATGCTGCGCCACGAAATGGAGGTGCGCCGGATCGGCCTCGCGTCGTTCGGCCTCGGCAACATCCCGGCGGGCACGCCGCTCTCGATGCTCGAGGCGAAGCTCCTGCCGCTCTACCTGCACCACCGCTACCAGGTGACCGCAGCGGTGAAGAGCCTCGGGGGCGTCCACTACAGCTACGCGGTGAAGGCGCCGGATGGACGGCCGAGCCCGTCCGAGGTGCTGCGCGTGGTGCCTCCCGAGACGCAGCGCGACGCGCTGGCGGCGGTGCTCGAGACGATCGCGCCCGAGGCGCTCGCGCTGCCCGGGTCGGTTCTCGCGCTCGTGCCGCCGCGAGCGTTCGGCTTCGGTGGCGTGAACACCGAGTTCTTCCCCGGACGCACGGGGCCGGTCTTCGACCCCGTCGGCGCGGCAACCGTCGCGGCCGACCTCGCCATCTCGGGCCTGCTGCAACACGAGCGGGCGCAGCGGCTCATCGACCTCCACAGCCGCGACGCGGCGAACCCCGACTTCGCCGAGGTGGTACGCGCGCTGCTGGCCCAGACGTGGCGGGCGGCGCCGCCGGCCGACCCGCATCAGCGGCTCATTCTGAAGGCGGTGCAGTCGCTGGTCGTGACGCGGCTCATGGATCTCGCCGCGAACCCTGACGCCGCGACCCCCGTGCGGGCCGAGGCCAGCGAGGCCCTGCGAACGCTCGAGGAGGAGCTGCTCTCACGGGCGCCGTCGACGGCGCGCGGGATGGACGCGGCTCATGTGAACCAGACCGTCGACGACATCACGCGCTTCCTGGCGCGGCCCGAGTCGACGTTCCGGCGGGTCGACCCGCTGCCCACGCCGGCAGGGGATCCCATCGGCGCCGGGAGGAACTGA
- a CDS encoding prolyl oligopeptidase family serine peptidase, which produces MFTRAIIVAVAVAFSAGAASGQAAGQSYLTPPQVIVDILDAPPLPTAVVSPARDAVMLLERKSMPSIAELARPMLRLAGLRLNPATSGPHRLPDVVGLTLKRIDDGTERRIATPSGAAIGWIGFAADGAHFAFAAMTSDRPAELWIGSSADATAAPVAGLRLNASLASPPCRWFDDGRRLACTAVPAGRGAPPPPPPAPAGPNIQEHSGGVAPVRTYQDLLTSPHDDALFEHFATAEVVIVDAAARTARSVGAAGLVSSVDPSPDGRYLLVERVERPFSRLVPAGLFPMRVEVWDEQGAAVRTVATIPLADAVPIGGVMTGPRNVGWQATAAATLFWAEALDGGDPKATVPHRDRVVSLTAPFAGEPAEVVKTEYRFMNVSWTERGLALVTEFDRPKRWTRTWILGEGAAPRLLFDRSSEDAYGHPGTPVSRPGSGRVLQVGSAIYLTGTGATPQGDRPFLDRLDLDTRQTTRLFLCDASSYETVVVPLDDQATRVLTRRETPTEPPNYQVRDLRAGTRRALTAFADPAPQLTGIERRRLTYERADGVKLSARLYLPPGYQPGQRLPTIAWAYPREFADPSAAGQVTGSLNRFTTITGASHLLLLTQGYAILDDPAMPIVGPGETANDTYVDQLVANAEAAVKAVVEAGVADPDRLGIGGHSYGAFMTANLLAHSDLFRAGIARSGAYNRTLTPFGFQNERRTFWEVPEIYANMSPFWFAHKVNEPVLLLHGEADNNSGTFPIQSERFYMALKGHGATVRYVTLPHESHGYAARESVLHTLHEMLAWADAHVKNAPPRERRGTNEPQP; this is translated from the coding sequence ATGTTCACGCGGGCCATCATCGTCGCCGTCGCCGTCGCGTTTTCGGCCGGGGCCGCATCTGGTCAGGCAGCCGGTCAGTCCTACCTCACGCCACCCCAGGTCATCGTCGACATCCTCGATGCGCCACCGCTGCCGACGGCGGTCGTCTCGCCGGCGCGTGACGCGGTGATGCTGCTCGAGCGCAAGAGCATGCCGTCGATCGCGGAGCTGGCACGACCCATGTTGCGGCTCGCCGGCCTTCGCCTGAACCCGGCGACGTCGGGGCCCCACCGGCTGCCCGACGTGGTGGGACTGACGCTCAAGCGGATCGACGATGGGACCGAGCGCCGGATCGCCACACCCTCGGGCGCGGCGATCGGATGGATCGGCTTTGCCGCCGACGGCGCGCACTTCGCCTTCGCGGCCATGACGAGCGATCGGCCGGCCGAGCTGTGGATCGGCTCCTCGGCCGACGCCACCGCCGCGCCGGTGGCAGGCCTTCGGCTCAACGCCAGCCTGGCGAGCCCGCCCTGCCGGTGGTTCGACGACGGCCGGCGGCTCGCCTGTACGGCCGTCCCAGCGGGTCGGGGCGCGCCTCCGCCGCCACCGCCGGCGCCCGCAGGACCGAACATCCAGGAACACTCGGGAGGCGTCGCCCCGGTCCGCACGTACCAGGACCTGTTGACGAGCCCGCATGACGACGCGCTCTTCGAGCACTTCGCGACAGCCGAGGTCGTCATCGTCGACGCAGCGGCGCGCACGGCTCGGTCCGTGGGCGCGGCCGGCCTCGTCTCGTCGGTCGATCCGTCGCCGGACGGGCGGTACCTGCTCGTCGAGCGGGTCGAGCGGCCGTTCTCGCGGCTGGTGCCGGCCGGTCTCTTCCCGATGCGTGTCGAGGTCTGGGACGAACAGGGTGCGGCGGTCCGAACCGTGGCGACGATCCCCCTGGCCGATGCCGTGCCGATCGGCGGCGTGATGACGGGCCCACGCAACGTCGGGTGGCAGGCGACGGCGGCCGCGACGCTCTTCTGGGCCGAGGCGCTCGATGGTGGCGATCCGAAAGCAACCGTGCCCCACCGCGATCGCGTGGTGAGCCTCACCGCGCCGTTTGCCGGAGAGCCCGCCGAGGTCGTGAAGACGGAGTACCGCTTCATGAACGTCTCGTGGACGGAGCGCGGGCTGGCGCTCGTCACCGAGTTCGATCGACCGAAGCGCTGGACGCGGACGTGGATCCTCGGTGAAGGCGCGGCCCCGCGACTGCTGTTCGACCGATCGTCGGAGGACGCCTACGGCCACCCGGGCACGCCGGTCTCCCGTCCAGGGTCGGGCCGCGTTCTGCAGGTCGGCAGCGCCATCTACCTCACGGGGACCGGGGCGACGCCGCAGGGCGACCGGCCGTTTCTCGACCGGCTCGACCTCGACACCCGCCAGACCACGCGCCTGTTCCTCTGCGACGCGTCGAGCTACGAAACGGTCGTCGTGCCGCTCGACGATCAGGCCACGCGGGTGCTGACGAGGCGAGAGACGCCGACCGAACCTCCGAACTACCAGGTGCGCGACCTGCGAGCGGGCACCCGCCGGGCGCTGACGGCGTTTGCCGACCCGGCGCCGCAACTGACCGGCATCGAACGGCGACGGCTGACGTACGAACGAGCCGATGGCGTGAAGCTCTCGGCTCGGCTGTACCTCCCACCTGGCTACCAGCCGGGCCAGCGGCTGCCGACAATCGCGTGGGCCTACCCGCGCGAGTTCGCCGACCCGAGTGCCGCCGGGCAGGTGACAGGGTCGCTCAACCGCTTCACCACCATCACCGGCGCTTCGCACCTGCTGCTGCTCACGCAGGGATACGCCATCCTCGACGACCCGGCCATGCCAATCGTGGGGCCAGGCGAGACGGCCAATGACACCTACGTGGACCAGCTCGTGGCCAACGCCGAAGCGGCTGTCAAGGCCGTCGTCGAGGCGGGGGTGGCCGATCCCGATCGCCTCGGCATCGGCGGGCACAGCTACGGCGCGTTCATGACGGCGAACCTGCTGGCGCACTCCGACCTGTTCCGCGCGGGCATCGCGCGCAGCGGGGCCTACAACCGCACCCTCACGCCCTTCGGGTTCCAGAACGAGCGGCGGACGTTCTGGGAAGTGCCGGAGATCTACGCGAACATGTCGCCGTTCTGGTTCGCGCACAAGGTGAACGAGCCGGTGCTGCTCCTCCACGGCGAGGCCGACAACAACTCCGGCACGTTCCCCATCCAGTCCGAGCGCTTCTACATGGCGCTCAAGGGCCACGGCGCGACGGTCCGCTACGTGACGCTGCCGCACGAGTCGCACGGCTACGCGGCGCGCGAGTCGGTGCTGCACACGCTCCACGAGATGCTGGCGTGGGCCGATGCCCACGTGAAGAACGCCCCGCCCCGCGAAAGGCGTGGCACGAACGAGCCCCAGCCCTGA
- a CDS encoding glycoside hydrolase family 15 protein: protein MYLPIEDYAVIGDGLTVALVSRHGSIDWAAFPRFDAPSVFARLLDSRKGGHFLIRPTGDYTVSRQYLPDTNVLVTAYQGPEGDEVEVVDFMPPHFSGPTRPSDNLVVRIVRGRLGRMEMAVEYAPRFDYARARATWSRAEGVGVRATAAGCSLTLYAGVPLDLDAERDLASAQFVVHAGATHPFVLSFRQPASIMFRSHLPDGALSMLDQTVDFWMRWIARCTYRGPHEAMVRRSALTLKLLDYAPTGAIVAAPTTSLPEAIGGVRNWDYRYAWLRDTAFTLYALFNLGYREEAESFLDWVFDVSGGDPRNLQVLYGIDGTREIHEFELDHLEGYRRSRPVRVGNAAYSQRQLDIYGEVVDCAFLYHKAGGTISDALWDFLRKTANYICEVWRTPDSGIWEVRSAPQHFVYSKCVCWVGVDRAIKLAERTGHNGDLARWREVRQTIFDSLMTEGYDRELGAFTQAYGSREMDAASLAILLRQVLPPTDPRMVLTVDRVVEALSEGELLHRYRETADDGLPGGEGVFLMCSFILATCYAEMGRIGQARALFERLLTYANDVGLYAEEYDVAGQHHLGNFPQAFTHIALINAAVTLARLDPAAPSFTPDGH, encoded by the coding sequence ATGTACCTGCCGATCGAAGACTACGCCGTCATCGGCGACGGCCTGACCGTCGCCCTCGTCTCGCGCCATGGCTCGATTGACTGGGCGGCCTTCCCGCGCTTCGATGCGCCGTCGGTGTTCGCCAGGCTGCTCGACAGCCGGAAGGGCGGCCACTTTCTCATCCGGCCGACGGGCGACTACACGGTGAGTCGGCAGTACCTGCCCGACACCAACGTCCTGGTCACGGCATATCAGGGGCCGGAAGGCGACGAGGTCGAGGTCGTCGACTTCATGCCGCCGCACTTCTCGGGGCCGACGCGCCCGTCCGACAACCTGGTGGTCAGGATCGTGCGCGGGCGGCTCGGCCGCATGGAGATGGCCGTCGAGTACGCCCCGCGGTTCGACTACGCCCGCGCCCGCGCCACGTGGAGCCGGGCAGAGGGCGTGGGGGTCCGTGCCACCGCCGCGGGGTGCTCGCTCACGCTCTACGCGGGGGTGCCGCTCGACCTCGACGCCGAGCGCGACCTCGCCTCGGCGCAGTTCGTCGTGCACGCGGGCGCGACGCACCCCTTCGTGCTGTCGTTCCGTCAGCCGGCGTCGATCATGTTCCGAAGCCACCTGCCGGACGGCGCGCTGTCGATGCTCGACCAGACGGTCGATTTCTGGATGCGGTGGATCGCGCGCTGCACGTATCGCGGCCCGCACGAGGCCATGGTGCGCCGATCGGCCCTGACGCTGAAGCTGCTCGACTACGCGCCCACCGGCGCCATCGTCGCGGCGCCCACGACGTCGCTCCCCGAAGCCATCGGGGGCGTCCGCAACTGGGACTATCGGTACGCCTGGCTGCGCGACACGGCCTTTACGCTGTACGCCCTCTTCAACCTCGGCTACCGCGAGGAGGCCGAGAGCTTCCTCGACTGGGTCTTCGACGTGAGCGGCGGCGACCCCCGCAACCTCCAGGTGCTCTACGGCATCGACGGCACGCGGGAAATCCACGAGTTCGAGCTCGATCACCTCGAGGGCTACCGCCGGTCGCGCCCCGTCCGCGTGGGCAACGCCGCCTACTCGCAGCGACAGCTCGACATCTACGGTGAAGTCGTCGACTGCGCGTTCCTCTACCACAAGGCCGGTGGCACCATCTCCGACGCCCTGTGGGACTTCCTGCGCAAGACGGCCAACTACATCTGCGAGGTCTGGCGGACCCCCGACTCGGGGATCTGGGAGGTCCGCAGCGCGCCGCAACACTTCGTCTACTCGAAGTGCGTGTGCTGGGTCGGCGTCGATCGCGCCATCAAGCTGGCCGAACGGACGGGACACAACGGCGATCTCGCACGCTGGCGGGAGGTGCGGCAGACGATCTTCGACTCGCTGATGACCGAAGGCTACGACCGCGAACTGGGCGCGTTCACCCAGGCATACGGCAGCCGGGAGATGGACGCCGCGTCGCTCGCGATCCTCCTGCGCCAGGTCCTGCCGCCGACCGACCCCCGCATGGTGCTCACGGTCGACCGCGTGGTCGAGGCACTCTCCGAAGGCGAGCTGCTGCACCGCTACCGGGAGACGGCCGACGACGGCTTGCCAGGGGGCGAAGGCGTGTTTCTCATGTGCAGCTTCATCCTGGCGACCTGCTACGCCGAGATGGGCCGGATCGGGCAGGCCAGGGCCCTCTTCGAGCGCCTGCTGACCTACGCCAACGACGTGGGACTCTACGCCGAGGAGTATGACGTCGCCGGTCAGCACCATCTCGGCAACTTCCCGCAGGCGTTCACGCACATCGCGCTCATCAACGCGGCCGTGACGCTGGCGCGTCTCGACCCGGCCGCGCCGTCGTTCACGCCCGACGGGCACTGA
- a CDS encoding pyridoxal phosphate-dependent aminotransferase, producing MFSRRVPAELTENALTRAADRARRAGRRLLDLTVSNPTIVGLPYPADLLAPLSAAAALEYAPEPLGPAPGREAVAHDALRRGVTVDPGRIGLTASTSEAYSILFKLLCDAGDEVLVPQPSYPLFDHLARLDLVGIRPYGLDPHGGWCLDVEPIRAAVSARTRAIVVVSPNNPTGSCIDEDGFARLDALAAERGVAVISDEVFADYPVSPGSDTVVSVLSRPRRALSFALGGVSKSIGLPQVKLGWFAVGGPDPVVREALGRLEVIADAYLSVGTPVALAASWMFERGRAVREAITVRIRRNLDVARRVAAAHAWCDLQPVGGGWTAVLRVPAVRTEEGLCVALIEQRGVLVHPGYFFDFPTEAYLVVSLLTPPEVFDEGMARICELVEVR from the coding sequence ATGTTCTCGCGCCGCGTGCCCGCCGAGTTGACCGAAAACGCGCTGACCCGCGCCGCAGACCGGGCACGCCGGGCGGGCCGGAGGCTGCTCGATCTCACCGTGTCGAATCCGACCATCGTCGGCCTGCCGTACCCGGCCGACCTGCTGGCGCCGCTCTCCGCGGCGGCGGCGCTCGAGTACGCACCCGAGCCTCTCGGCCCCGCACCGGGCCGCGAGGCGGTGGCGCACGATGCCCTGCGTCGCGGCGTGACGGTCGACCCCGGCCGCATCGGGCTCACCGCAAGCACCAGCGAGGCCTATTCGATCCTCTTCAAGCTGCTCTGCGATGCCGGCGACGAGGTGCTCGTCCCACAGCCGAGTTATCCGCTGTTTGACCACCTGGCGCGGCTCGATCTGGTCGGGATCCGGCCCTACGGCCTCGACCCGCACGGTGGGTGGTGCCTCGACGTCGAGCCGATTCGCGCGGCGGTCTCCGCACGAACGCGGGCCATTGTCGTCGTGTCGCCCAACAACCCCACGGGATCGTGTATCGACGAAGACGGGTTCGCCCGGCTCGATGCGCTCGCGGCCGAACGCGGAGTGGCGGTGATCTCCGACGAGGTGTTCGCCGACTACCCGGTGTCGCCGGGCTCTGATACCGTGGTGTCCGTACTGTCGCGTCCGCGCCGGGCTCTCAGCTTCGCGCTTGGGGGGGTGTCGAAATCGATCGGCCTGCCGCAGGTGAAGCTGGGCTGGTTCGCGGTCGGAGGGCCCGATCCCGTGGTGCGCGAGGCCCTCGGGCGCCTCGAGGTCATCGCCGATGCGTACTTGTCGGTGGGGACGCCCGTGGCGCTCGCGGCGTCATGGATGTTCGAGAGAGGCCGGGCCGTTCGGGAGGCCATTACGGTCAGGATTCGACGCAACCTCGACGTGGCGCGGCGCGTGGCCGCGGCCCACGCGTGGTGCGACCTCCAGCCGGTGGGGGGCGGCTGGACGGCGGTGCTGCGGGTTCCCGCCGTGCGTACGGAAGAAGGGCTGTGCGTCGCGCTCATCGAGCAGCGCGGCGTGCTAGTGCACCCCGGGTATTTCTTCGACTTTCCCACGGAGGCCTACCTCGTCGTGAGCCTGCTCACGCCTCCCGAGGTGTTCGACGAGGGGATGGCCAGAATCTGCGAGCTCGTCGAGGTGCGCTGA
- a CDS encoding 4-alpha-glucanotransferase, translating into MPKTATAGRRRRAGLLVPLFSLTSTRSWGIGEIGDLVPMCHWLRGAGFDMLQILPVNEMAPGQNSPYSAMTAMAIDPIYISVWAMDDFEALGGEASLASDLAERLEAARRAPRIDYAHVRQLKEAVLAAAFDRFHDEELARETERASEFRTFVAQQAWWLEDYALFRAVHGQAGGQPWWEWDEGIRTHQLEAIAAVRRARARDVLYRQYLQWVADSQWHAVQREAHPVGIVGDLPFMVGSDSADVWARQNAFRLDATIGVPPDAFSDTGQDWGLPAYRWDVIAADGYEWITQRARRNADLYSAYRIDHLVGLYRTYCIPVDGSARYFVPEGEAEQTAQGETLLGIFGSAGASIIAEDLGTVPDFVRESLARLGVPGYRVLRWEREWHVPGHPYRDPLLYPAASVATSGTHDTDPLVTWWEEAPEEERAAVAAISVLAPLGLDPTRAECTPEIRDALLEVLFASGSDLLLLPVQDIFGWSDRVNTPATVSDTNWTWRFPWPVDRLSDIDVARERQATLHTWSHRFGRTPAFAP; encoded by the coding sequence ATGCCCAAGACCGCGACCGCCGGCCGTCGCCGCCGTGCCGGCCTGCTCGTTCCGCTGTTCTCCCTCACGTCGACCCGGAGCTGGGGCATTGGCGAGATCGGCGACCTCGTCCCGATGTGTCACTGGCTGCGTGGCGCCGGGTTCGACATGCTGCAGATCCTGCCGGTCAACGAGATGGCCCCGGGGCAGAACTCGCCGTACTCGGCGATGACCGCCATGGCCATCGACCCCATCTACATCTCGGTCTGGGCCATGGACGATTTCGAGGCCCTCGGTGGAGAGGCGTCGCTCGCATCGGATCTGGCCGAGAGGCTCGAGGCCGCCCGCCGGGCGCCCCGCATCGACTACGCCCACGTGCGGCAACTGAAGGAGGCGGTGCTCGCCGCCGCGTTCGACCGGTTCCACGACGAAGAGCTCGCGCGGGAGACCGAGCGCGCCTCGGAGTTCCGGACGTTCGTGGCGCAGCAGGCGTGGTGGCTCGAAGACTACGCGTTGTTCCGGGCCGTGCACGGGCAGGCCGGGGGCCAGCCGTGGTGGGAGTGGGACGAGGGCATCAGGACCCACCAGCTCGAGGCGATTGCCGCGGTACGGCGCGCGCGGGCGCGCGACGTGTTGTACCGGCAGTACCTGCAATGGGTCGCCGACTCGCAGTGGCATGCGGTTCAGCGAGAGGCGCACCCCGTGGGCATCGTCGGCGACCTGCCGTTCATGGTGGGCTCGGACAGCGCCGACGTCTGGGCCCGGCAGAACGCGTTCCGGCTCGACGCGACCATCGGGGTCCCGCCCGACGCCTTCAGCGACACCGGGCAGGACTGGGGACTGCCGGCCTACCGGTGGGACGTGATCGCCGCCGACGGGTACGAGTGGATCACGCAGCGCGCGCGGCGGAACGCCGATCTCTACAGCGCCTACCGCATCGACCATCTCGTCGGGCTCTACCGCACGTACTGCATTCCGGTCGACGGCTCCGCCCGTTACTTCGTACCAGAGGGGGAGGCGGAGCAGACGGCACAGGGCGAGACGCTGCTCGGCATCTTCGGGAGCGCCGGGGCCAGCATCATCGCCGAAGACCTGGGCACGGTGCCAGACTTCGTGCGCGAGTCGCTCGCCCGCCTCGGAGTGCCCGGCTACCGGGTGCTGCGGTGGGAGCGTGAGTGGCACGTGCCAGGCCACCCGTATCGCGACCCGCTGTTGTACCCGGCGGCCTCCGTCGCGACCTCCGGCACGCACGATACCGACCCGCTCGTGACGTGGTGGGAGGAGGCCCCTGAAGAAGAGCGGGCCGCCGTCGCGGCCATCTCGGTGCTCGCGCCGCTCGGACTCGATCCCACGCGGGCCGAGTGCACCCCGGAGATCCGCGATGCCCTGCTCGAGGTGCTCTTCGCGTCGGGGTCGGACCTGCTGCTGTTGCCCGTGCAGGACATCTTCGGCTGGTCCGACCGCGTGAACACGCCCGCCACCGTGTCCGACACCAACTGGACGTGGCGGTTCCCGTGGCCCGTCGACAGGCTGAGCGACATCGACGTCGCCCGCGAGCGACAGGCCACGCTGCACACCTGGTCGCACCGGTTCGGCCGGACGCCGGCGTTCGCCCCATAG